A DNA window from Rhodococcus sp. Z13 contains the following coding sequences:
- a CDS encoding vitamin B12-dependent ribonucleotide reductase, producing the protein MPDPAGDGVRGDVRFFTTPGVDPADTIDWQRRDARIVHHGTGRVVFEQTDVEFPAFWSQNATDIVTQKYFRGPLGSPERERSLRDVVARIVDTITAWGHTDGHLDDPEAFAAELTHLLLHQKASFNSPVWFNIGVPNTRQQASACFILSVDDSIDSILEWYRQEAVIFKGGSGAGVNLSRIRSSVEPLAGGGVASGPVSFMRGADASAGTIKSGGKTRRAAKMVILDVDHPDIEEFVDCKAIEERKARALAEAGFDMGVDGRDIHSVQYQNANNSVRVTDEFMQAVVGDAEWPLRAVTTGEIVRPVRARELLQRIAAATWECADPGVQYDTTINAWHTAPAAGRINASNPCSEYMHLDDSACNLASLNLLAFLREDGTFDVDAFRHAVAVMLTAQEILVGRADYPTERIAETSRRFRQLGLGYANLGALLMASGLPYDSDAGRATAAAITALMTGHAYAVSAYLARRLGPFDGYDENREAMLVVLGKHRGALDDVDASLAPPAILTAARQAWDRAVADGTESGVRNSQVSVLAPTGTIGLAMDCDTTGIEPDLGLVKTKKLVGGGTLTIVNRIVPRALSRLGYGPAQVADIVAHLDLYHDLAGAPHLRDEHMPVFATSMGDNVISPRGHVAMMAAVQPFLSGAISKTVNLPESATVDDIADLYVDAWRLGVKALAVYRDNCKVGQPLSTSSRASAAAPVPVPAGPRRERLPRTRRSRTFEFRVADCKGFVTIGEYDDGRPGEMFLRVSKQGSTLAGIMDAFSMSVSYGLQYGVPLRTFVRAFTSTRFEPAGITDDPDLRIATSILDYIFRRLAVDYLEPSERAELGILTVAERSGPDGPTLTPYSSSPAREPDPSETTPQPGGLAAPSPSNPDAPYCMQCGVKMQRAGSCHACPSCGNTSGCS; encoded by the coding sequence ATGCCCGATCCGGCCGGCGACGGGGTGCGCGGCGACGTCCGCTTCTTCACCACACCCGGCGTCGACCCGGCCGACACGATCGACTGGCAGCGCCGCGACGCGCGGATCGTCCACCACGGCACCGGCCGGGTGGTGTTCGAGCAGACCGACGTCGAGTTCCCGGCGTTCTGGTCGCAGAACGCCACCGACATCGTCACGCAGAAGTACTTCCGGGGCCCGCTCGGCAGTCCCGAGCGGGAACGCTCGCTGCGCGACGTGGTGGCCCGCATCGTCGACACGATCACCGCGTGGGGGCACACCGACGGGCACCTCGACGATCCCGAGGCCTTCGCCGCCGAACTGACCCATCTGCTGCTGCACCAGAAGGCGTCGTTCAACAGCCCGGTGTGGTTCAACATCGGGGTGCCGAACACGCGGCAGCAGGCCAGCGCGTGTTTCATCCTCTCGGTCGACGACAGCATCGACTCGATCCTCGAGTGGTACCGGCAGGAGGCGGTGATCTTCAAGGGCGGCTCCGGTGCCGGGGTGAACCTGTCGCGCATCCGGTCGTCGGTGGAGCCGCTGGCCGGCGGCGGGGTCGCGTCGGGTCCGGTCAGTTTCATGCGCGGCGCCGACGCCTCGGCCGGGACGATCAAATCGGGCGGCAAGACCCGCCGTGCGGCGAAGATGGTGATCCTCGACGTCGACCATCCCGACATCGAGGAGTTCGTCGACTGCAAGGCGATCGAGGAACGCAAGGCTCGGGCGCTCGCCGAGGCCGGTTTCGACATGGGAGTCGACGGCCGCGACATCCACTCGGTGCAATACCAGAACGCCAACAACTCGGTGCGGGTCACCGATGAGTTCATGCAGGCGGTCGTCGGCGACGCCGAATGGCCGTTGCGTGCGGTGACCACCGGCGAGATCGTGCGGCCGGTGCGGGCGCGGGAGTTGTTGCAGCGCATCGCCGCTGCCACCTGGGAGTGCGCCGATCCCGGGGTCCAGTACGACACCACCATCAACGCCTGGCACACCGCTCCGGCGGCGGGGCGGATCAACGCGTCGAATCCGTGCTCGGAGTACATGCACCTCGACGATTCGGCGTGCAATCTCGCGAGCCTGAACCTGCTCGCCTTCCTGCGGGAGGACGGCACCTTCGACGTCGACGCCTTCCGGCACGCGGTGGCCGTGATGCTCACCGCGCAGGAGATCCTCGTCGGCCGCGCCGACTACCCCACCGAGCGGATCGCCGAGACCTCGCGGCGGTTCCGGCAGCTGGGCCTGGGCTACGCGAATCTCGGTGCGCTGCTGATGGCCTCGGGTCTTCCCTACGACAGCGACGCCGGGCGTGCGACGGCGGCGGCGATCACCGCACTGATGACCGGGCACGCCTACGCCGTCTCCGCGTATCTGGCGCGGCGCCTCGGCCCGTTCGACGGCTACGACGAGAATCGGGAGGCGATGCTCGTGGTGCTCGGCAAGCACCGCGGGGCGCTCGACGACGTCGACGCCTCCCTCGCCCCACCCGCGATCCTCACCGCCGCGCGACAGGCCTGGGATCGGGCGGTCGCCGACGGCACCGAGTCCGGGGTGCGCAACAGTCAGGTCAGCGTGCTCGCCCCGACCGGCACGATCGGTCTCGCGATGGACTGCGACACCACCGGCATCGAACCCGATCTGGGGCTGGTGAAGACGAAGAAGCTCGTCGGTGGCGGCACCCTCACCATCGTCAATCGTATTGTGCCGCGGGCACTTTCTCGTCTGGGTTACGGTCCGGCGCAGGTCGCCGACATCGTCGCGCATCTCGACCTGTACCACGACCTCGCCGGCGCGCCGCATCTGCGCGACGAGCACATGCCGGTGTTCGCGACGTCCATGGGCGACAACGTCATCTCGCCGCGCGGGCACGTGGCGATGATGGCGGCGGTGCAGCCGTTCCTGTCGGGAGCGATCTCCAAGACGGTGAACCTGCCCGAATCGGCGACCGTCGACGACATCGCCGACCTGTACGTCGACGCGTGGCGGCTCGGCGTGAAAGCCCTTGCCGTCTACCGGGACAACTGCAAGGTCGGGCAGCCGCTGTCGACCTCGTCGAGAGCGTCCGCGGCGGCCCCGGTGCCGGTTCCGGCCGGTCCGCGCCGGGAACGTCTCCCCCGCACCCGCCGCTCGCGGACCTTCGAGTTCCGGGTCGCCGACTGCAAGGGTTTCGTCACCATCGGCGAGTACGACGACGGGCGCCCGGGCGAGATGTTCCTGCGCGTGTCGAAGCAGGGCTCCACGCTGGCCGGGATCATGGACGCGTTCTCGATGTCGGTGAGTTACGGCCTGCAGTACGGGGTTCCGCTGCGCACCTTCGTGCGGGCGTTCACCAGCACACGATTCGAACCGGCGGGCATCACCGACGATCCGGACCTGCGGATCGCCACCTCGATCCTGGACTACATCTTCCGACGGCTGGCCGTGGACTATCTCGAACCGAGCGAGCGGGCCGAACTGGGGATCCTCACCGTCGCGGAGCGGAGCGGGCCGGACGGGCCGACACTGACGCCCTATTCGAGCAGCCCGGCGCGGGAACCCGATCCGTCGGAGACCACCCCGCAGCCCGGGGGTCTGGCGGCACCGTCACCGTCGAATCCGGATGCGCCGTACTGCATGCAGTGCGGCGTGAAGATGCAGCGAGCGGGATCGTGCCACGCGTGCCCGTCGTGCGGGAACACCAGCGGCTGCAGCTGA
- a CDS encoding CaiB/BaiF CoA transferase family protein — protein sequence MSAEAVEKKGPLAGIRVVEFKGLGPGPHAATLLADLGADVVIVQRPGEIPAEGQRDPIQRNRRVVEANLKDPADVEKILSLLERADVLIEGFRPGVTERLGLGPDVVLERNPRLVYGRMTGWGQEGPLANAAGHDINYISLTGVLHAIGRQGERPVPPLNMVGDFGGGSMFLVFGILSALVERQTSGKGQVVDAAMVDGALALSHMMWAFRGRGAWSDERGVNMLDTGAPFYEVYETKDGKYMAVGAIEPQFYALLLKGLELDAEELPHQLDTSRWAELKKIFTEKFLTKTRDEWTEIFLGTDACVSPVLTWAEAEKNEHIAARGSLIEIDGIVQHAPAPRFSRTPAGTPSGPAAEPTDIDTLWV from the coding sequence GTGTCCGCTGAAGCTGTTGAGAAGAAGGGTCCGCTCGCGGGTATCCGCGTCGTGGAGTTCAAGGGGCTCGGTCCCGGCCCGCACGCCGCGACCCTGCTCGCCGATCTCGGCGCAGACGTCGTCATCGTGCAGCGTCCCGGTGAGATTCCCGCCGAGGGACAGCGAGACCCCATTCAGCGCAACCGCCGCGTCGTCGAGGCCAACCTCAAGGATCCGGCCGACGTCGAGAAGATCCTGAGCCTGCTCGAGCGCGCCGACGTGCTCATCGAGGGCTTCCGCCCCGGCGTCACCGAGCGCCTCGGTCTCGGCCCCGACGTGGTGCTCGAACGCAACCCGCGCCTCGTCTACGGCCGCATGACCGGCTGGGGCCAGGAGGGTCCGCTCGCCAACGCCGCCGGCCACGACATCAACTACATCTCCCTCACCGGCGTCCTGCACGCCATCGGTCGCCAGGGCGAGCGCCCGGTGCCGCCGCTGAACATGGTCGGCGACTTCGGTGGCGGCTCGATGTTCCTCGTGTTCGGCATCCTCTCCGCCCTCGTCGAGCGTCAGACCTCCGGCAAGGGCCAGGTCGTCGACGCGGCGATGGTCGACGGTGCCCTCGCCCTCTCGCACATGATGTGGGCCTTCCGCGGCCGCGGCGCGTGGTCGGACGAGCGCGGCGTGAACATGCTCGACACCGGCGCCCCCTTCTACGAGGTCTACGAGACCAAGGACGGCAAGTACATGGCCGTCGGCGCCATCGAGCCGCAGTTCTACGCGCTGCTGCTGAAGGGCCTCGAGCTCGACGCCGAGGAGCTGCCGCACCAGCTCGACACCTCCCGCTGGGCGGAACTGAAGAAGATCTTCACCGAGAAGTTCCTGACGAAGACCCGCGACGAGTGGACCGAGATCTTCCTCGGCACCGACGCCTGCGTCTCTCCGGTCCTCACCTGGGCCGAGGCGGAGAAGAACGAGCACATCGCCGCCCGCGGCTCGCTGATCGAGATCGACGGCATCGTCCAGCACGCCCCGGCGCCGCGCTTCTCGCGCACCCCCGCCGGCACCCCGTCGGGACCGGCCGCCGAGCCCACCGACATCGACACGCTGTGGGTCTGA
- a CDS encoding PLP-dependent aminotransferase family protein: MITRAIGAGSLVRDLGNWQDTGDSRPAYRALADSIRLLVHDGRVPLGVALPSERELAAALSLSRTTVSAAYAALREDGYLRSRQGARSTVAVPARTGSDPVRPRTPAGAVIDLSNASLPAPAAEIEAAYAAALGSMSGYLVSHGMEPIGIGVLREVIARRYRERGLPTTPDQIMVTSGAQHAMRLLLGVLTDPGDRVVVDHPTYPNALEAIRRHGVRPVPVPVRPESGPHGGWDLDGLESAVRQTAARTAFLVPDFHNPTGLCLDEDGRRELNRIMRETRTTLVVDETMVDLWLDAPPPPPVAATAGGGSVVTVGSTGKSLWGGLRVGWIRADRDMIVRLAGARTAVDLGTPVMEQLAVAHLLSDVEDLLEDRREQLRIRRRALCDALDARLPDWEYTRGQGGMSLWARMPEAVSTALAAAAPSHGVLLAAGPRFGVQGAFERFVRLPYTQDVDRFDDAVAAMAGAYAQVASGRGADTAGLVV; the protein is encoded by the coding sequence GTGATCACACGTGCGATCGGGGCCGGGTCGCTCGTCCGCGATCTCGGCAACTGGCAGGACACCGGCGACAGCCGGCCGGCCTACCGGGCCCTCGCCGATTCCATCCGGCTGCTCGTACACGACGGTCGGGTGCCGCTCGGCGTGGCCCTGCCGAGCGAGCGGGAACTCGCGGCGGCCCTGTCGCTGAGCCGCACCACGGTCAGCGCCGCCTACGCGGCCCTGCGTGAGGACGGCTATCTGCGCAGCCGGCAAGGGGCCCGCAGCACCGTCGCGGTGCCCGCCCGCACCGGCTCCGACCCGGTGCGTCCGCGCACCCCCGCCGGGGCCGTGATCGACCTGAGCAACGCCTCGCTGCCCGCGCCGGCCGCCGAGATCGAGGCGGCCTACGCGGCGGCGCTGGGGTCGATGTCGGGTTATCTCGTCTCGCACGGCATGGAACCGATCGGCATCGGGGTTCTGCGCGAGGTGATCGCCCGCCGCTACCGCGAGCGCGGCCTGCCCACCACACCCGACCAGATCATGGTCACCTCCGGCGCGCAGCACGCGATGCGGTTGCTGCTCGGGGTGCTCACCGATCCCGGTGACCGTGTCGTCGTCGACCACCCCACCTATCCCAACGCCCTCGAGGCGATCCGCCGGCACGGTGTGCGGCCGGTGCCGGTGCCGGTGCGTCCGGAGAGCGGCCCGCACGGCGGATGGGATCTCGACGGCCTCGAGAGCGCCGTGCGGCAGACCGCCGCGCGCACCGCCTTCCTCGTCCCCGACTTCCACAACCCCACCGGCCTGTGCCTGGACGAGGACGGCCGGCGGGAACTGAACCGCATCATGCGCGAGACCCGCACGACCCTCGTCGTCGACGAGACGATGGTGGACCTGTGGCTCGACGCGCCGCCCCCACCGCCGGTCGCGGCCACCGCCGGGGGCGGGTCGGTGGTCACTGTCGGATCGACCGGCAAGTCGCTGTGGGGTGGGCTGCGGGTGGGCTGGATCCGCGCCGACCGCGACATGATCGTCCGGCTCGCCGGGGCCCGCACCGCCGTCGACCTCGGTACCCCGGTGATGGAGCAGCTCGCCGTCGCGCACCTGCTCTCCGACGTCGAGGATCTGCTCGAGGACCGCCGCGAACAGCTGCGCATCCGGCGTCGGGCCCTGTGCGACGCCCTCGACGCGCGGCTGCCCGACTGGGAGTACACCCGCGGGCAGGGCGGCATGTCGTTGTGGGCGCGTATGCCCGAGGCGGTGTCCACCGCGCTCGCCGCGGCGGCGCCCTCGCACGGGGTGCTGCTCGCCGCGGGACCGCGGTTCGGTGTGCAGGGCGCCTTCGAACGGTTCGTGCGCCTGCCCTATACCCAGGACGTCGACAGGTTCGACGACGCCGTCGCCGCGATGGCCGGTGCCTACGCGCAGGTGGCGTCGGGGCGCGGGGCCGACACGGCGGGGCTCGTCGTCTGA
- a CDS encoding alpha/beta fold hydrolase, whose product MSVGVGASIHRSTAEAAYTRAVARGPRPEIIEVRSKDGTRIHTEAYGPVDAPVIVLSHGILCRLAFWRNQIFDLAGDHRVIAFDHRGHGRSQAAPARAYTFDHLADDLHAVLCTAVPDGRPAVVAGHSMGGIAVMSWAERYPQDIDSRIAAVALVNTTPGEILDHLRFLRGPERLIPLRRRTAQTVAPLARMPLPKHLPLRRQLLTRVAVGPGADPAVTAEVDRMLAGTSTRGRGGYGNLLVNMVHTVDPSKITAPTMVIAGRYDRISPPSRSEWIAERLPNLLELRTFDSGHCGPLERPAEVSASLRELADTYCGTTTPKAAGQ is encoded by the coding sequence ATGAGCGTTGGCGTAGGAGCTTCGATCCACCGGTCGACCGCGGAAGCGGCGTACACCCGGGCCGTGGCCCGCGGGCCGCGACCGGAGATCATCGAGGTCCGGAGCAAGGACGGGACCCGGATCCACACCGAGGCCTACGGGCCCGTCGACGCCCCCGTGATCGTGCTGTCGCACGGCATCCTGTGCAGGCTGGCGTTCTGGCGGAACCAGATCTTCGACCTCGCCGGCGACCACCGGGTCATCGCCTTCGACCACCGCGGGCACGGCCGCAGCCAGGCCGCCCCGGCCCGCGCCTACACCTTCGACCATCTCGCCGACGACCTGCACGCGGTGCTGTGCACGGCGGTGCCGGACGGCCGGCCCGCCGTGGTCGCCGGTCACTCCATGGGCGGCATCGCGGTGATGTCCTGGGCCGAGCGGTACCCGCAGGACATCGACTCCCGCATCGCCGCGGTGGCGCTGGTCAACACCACTCCCGGTGAGATCCTCGACCACCTGCGCTTCCTGCGCGGCCCGGAGCGTCTGATCCCGTTGCGGCGGCGCACCGCGCAGACCGTCGCTCCCCTGGCCCGGATGCCGCTGCCGAAGCACCTGCCGCTGCGCCGTCAGCTGCTGACCCGCGTCGCGGTCGGCCCCGGCGCCGATCCCGCGGTGACCGCCGAGGTGGACCGGATGCTCGCGGGCACCTCCACGCGCGGCCGCGGCGGTTACGGGAACCTGCTGGTCAACATGGTCCACACCGTCGACCCCTCGAAGATCACCGCGCCGACGATGGTCATCGCGGGCCGCTACGACCGGATCTCCCCGCCGAGCCGGTCGGAGTGGATCGCCGAGCGGTTGCCGAACCTGCTCGAACTGCGCACCTTCGACAGCGGGCACTGCGGACCGCTCGAACGTCCCGCCGAGGTCTCGGCCTCGCTGCGGGAGCTCGCCGATACCTACTGCGGCACAACCACACCGAAGGCCGCCGGGCAGTAG
- a CDS encoding nuclear transport factor 2 family protein, giving the protein MSTSEIATVLAWHDAVNSNDIDTLVQLSSDDIVLPTGDDDPDQGLDELREWATTAGVTLEPGRMFVHHGVVVVEERATWASEPAPRDEAIAFRVVDDQVVTVVRHTTLEEAFEATGLSEADLYES; this is encoded by the coding sequence ATGAGCACTTCGGAGATCGCAACGGTTCTGGCCTGGCACGACGCCGTCAACAGCAACGACATCGACACCCTCGTGCAACTGTCGAGCGACGACATCGTGCTGCCCACCGGGGACGACGATCCCGACCAGGGGCTCGACGAACTGCGGGAATGGGCCACCACCGCGGGCGTCACCCTCGAGCCCGGCCGGATGTTCGTACACCACGGGGTCGTCGTGGTGGAGGAACGCGCGACCTGGGCGTCGGAGCCGGCGCCGCGCGACGAGGCGATCGCCTTCCGTGTGGTCGACGACCAGGTGGTCACGGTGGTGCGGCACACGACCCTCGAGGAGGCCTTCGAGGCGACGGGCCTGAGCGAGGCGGACCTCTACGAGTCGTGA
- a CDS encoding TerD family protein → MGVSLAKGGNVSLSKEAPNLTAVSVGLGWDVRATTGVDFDLDASALMTGENGKVLSDQHFVFYNNLRSPDGSVEHTGDNLTGEGDGDDETINVDLTAVPAEVKSIVFPVSIHDADARGQSFGQVRNAFIRVVDRSNDRELARYDLTEDASTETAMVFGELYRYNGEWKFRAIGQGYASGLAGIARDYGVNVG, encoded by the coding sequence ATGGGTGTCAGCTTGGCCAAGGGCGGCAACGTCTCGCTGTCGAAGGAGGCCCCGAACCTGACGGCGGTGAGCGTGGGCCTCGGCTGGGACGTGCGCGCGACGACCGGCGTGGACTTCGACCTCGACGCCAGCGCGTTGATGACCGGCGAGAACGGCAAGGTCCTGTCCGATCAGCACTTCGTCTTCTACAACAACCTGCGTTCGCCGGACGGCTCCGTCGAGCACACCGGCGACAACCTCACCGGTGAGGGCGACGGCGACGACGAGACCATCAACGTCGATCTCACGGCGGTGCCGGCGGAGGTCAAGTCGATCGTCTTCCCGGTGTCGATCCATGACGCCGACGCCCGCGGACAGTCGTTCGGGCAGGTCCGCAATGCCTTCATCCGTGTCGTCGACCGCTCGAACGACCGCGAGCTGGCCCGTTACGACCTCACCGAGGACGCCTCCACCGAGACCGCGATGGTCTTCGGCGAGCTGTACCGCTACAACGGCGAGTGGAAGTTCCGGGCCATCGGGCAGGGCTACGCGTCGGGCCTGGCCGGGATCGCGCGGGACTACGGCGTCAACGTCGGCTGA
- a CDS encoding VOC family protein, giving the protein MTITGQLVSFVPSTDLDVSEMFYVDTLRFRKLSRDPFALVIDGGDGAPIRITLVQSREETGYTALGWRVTDLDGTVERLREHGVEFIRYKGMDQDDHDAWSAPDGMRVAWFRDPHGNVLALLEERG; this is encoded by the coding sequence ATGACGATCACCGGCCAACTCGTGAGTTTCGTTCCGAGCACCGACCTCGACGTCTCGGAGATGTTCTACGTCGACACCCTCCGCTTCCGGAAACTCTCCCGCGACCCGTTCGCTCTCGTGATCGACGGCGGCGACGGCGCCCCCATCCGGATCACGCTGGTGCAGTCACGGGAGGAGACCGGGTACACGGCGCTGGGCTGGCGGGTGACCGATCTGGACGGCACCGTCGAACGGCTCCGCGAACACGGTGTGGAGTTCATCCGCTACAAGGGTATGGACCAGGACGACCACGACGCGTGGTCCGCCCCGGACGGCATGCGGGTCGCGTGGTTCCGCGACCCGCACGGCAACGTCCTCGCCCTCCTCGAAGAGCGTGGCTGA
- a CDS encoding adenylosuccinate synthase, which produces MPAIVLIGAQWGDEGKGKATDLLGGRLQWVVRYQGGNNAGHTVVLPNGDKFALHLIPSGILTPGVNNVIGNGVVVDPGVLLTELEGLEKRDVDTSRLLLSADAHLIMPYHVAIDKVTERFLGKKKIGTTGRGIGPCYQDKIARVGVRVADVLDEKILTQKVEAALEFKNQVLVKIYNRKALDPQQVVDEVLTQAESFKHRITDTRLELNKALERGDTILLEGSQGTLLDVDHGTYPYVTSSNPTAGGAAVGSGIGPAKITTVLGILKAYTTRVGSGPFPTELFDDHGAYLAKQGGEVGVTTGRARRTGWFDAVIARYATRVNGITDYFLTKLDVLSGLDTVPICVGYEIDGVRYDEMPMTQTEVHHAKPIYEEMPGWWEDISHARTFEELPKNAQDYVLRLEELSGAYISCIGVGPGRDETIVRRDVIR; this is translated from the coding sequence ATGCCGGCAATCGTCCTGATCGGAGCCCAGTGGGGCGACGAGGGCAAGGGCAAAGCTACCGATCTACTCGGCGGACGTCTCCAGTGGGTCGTGCGCTACCAGGGTGGCAACAACGCGGGGCACACCGTGGTGCTGCCCAACGGCGACAAGTTCGCCCTGCACCTGATCCCTTCGGGCATCCTCACGCCCGGCGTCAACAACGTCATCGGCAATGGCGTCGTCGTGGATCCGGGTGTGCTGCTCACCGAGCTCGAAGGTCTCGAGAAGCGTGACGTCGACACGTCCCGCCTGCTGCTCTCGGCCGATGCGCACCTGATCATGCCGTACCACGTGGCCATCGACAAGGTCACCGAACGCTTCCTCGGCAAGAAGAAGATCGGCACCACCGGACGCGGCATCGGTCCCTGCTACCAGGACAAGATCGCCCGCGTCGGCGTGCGCGTCGCCGACGTGCTCGACGAGAAGATCCTCACCCAGAAGGTCGAGGCGGCACTGGAGTTCAAGAACCAGGTGCTCGTCAAGATCTACAACCGCAAGGCGCTCGACCCGCAACAGGTCGTCGACGAGGTGCTCACCCAGGCCGAGAGCTTCAAGCACCGCATCACCGACACCCGCCTCGAGCTGAACAAGGCGCTCGAGCGCGGCGACACGATCCTGCTCGAGGGTTCGCAGGGCACGCTGCTCGACGTCGACCACGGCACCTACCCGTACGTGACCTCGTCCAACCCCACCGCGGGTGGCGCGGCCGTCGGTTCGGGCATCGGCCCCGCCAAGATCACCACGGTGCTGGGCATCCTCAAGGCCTACACCACCCGCGTCGGCTCCGGCCCGTTCCCGACCGAGCTGTTCGACGACCACGGCGCCTACCTGGCCAAGCAGGGCGGTGAGGTCGGTGTGACCACCGGCCGTGCCCGCCGCACCGGCTGGTTCGACGCGGTCATCGCCCGTTACGCGACCCGCGTCAACGGCATCACCGACTACTTCCTCACCAAGCTCGACGTCCTCTCGGGCCTCGACACGGTGCCGATCTGCGTGGGCTACGAGATCGACGGTGTCCGCTACGACGAGATGCCGATGACGCAGACCGAGGTCCATCACGCCAAGCCGATCTACGAGGAGATGCCCGGCTGGTGGGAGGACATCTCCCACGCCCGCACCTTCGAGGAGCTGCCGAAGAACGCGCAGGACTACGTGCTGCGCCTCGAGGAGCTCTCCGGCGCGTACATCTCGTGCATCGGTGTCGGCCCGGGCCGCGACGAGACGATCGTCCGCCGCGACGTCATCCGCTGA
- a CDS encoding DUF456 domain-containing protein codes for MSAGAEVLVGLAILVGLVGIVVPILPGVLLIFAAIAVWAFVTGGTTAWIVLAVATAALLVTGIVKYTWPGKRLQQAGVPNRSLVIGGLLGIVGFFVVPVVGLFLGFLLGMYLSEAQRHRTHRDAWVATVAATKAVALSILVELLGGLVAASVWLGAVLVA; via the coding sequence GTGAGCGCGGGCGCCGAGGTTCTGGTCGGGCTGGCGATCCTCGTCGGCCTGGTCGGCATCGTGGTGCCGATCCTGCCCGGCGTCCTGTTGATCTTCGCGGCCATCGCGGTGTGGGCGTTCGTCACCGGCGGCACCACCGCCTGGATCGTGCTCGCGGTGGCCACCGCGGCGCTGCTCGTCACCGGCATCGTGAAGTACACCTGGCCCGGCAAGCGGCTGCAGCAGGCCGGGGTGCCGAACCGGTCGTTGGTGATCGGCGGCCTGCTCGGCATCGTCGGGTTCTTCGTCGTCCCCGTGGTGGGGTTGTTCCTCGGCTTCCTGCTCGGCATGTACCTGTCGGAGGCGCAGCGGCACCGCACCCACCGCGACGCGTGGGTCGCGACGGTCGCCGCCACCAAGGCCGTGGCGCTGTCGATCCTCGTCGAACTGCTCGGTGGGCTCGTCGCCGCGTCGGTGTGGCTCGGGGCGGTCCTGGTCGCCTGA
- the purT gene encoding formate-dependent phosphoribosylglycinamide formyltransferase has protein sequence MVSPRLGTPLSPTATKVLLLGSGELGKEVVIALQRLGVEVVAVDRYPNAPGHQVAHRAHTIDMSDPQALLELIEAERPHLVVPEIEAIATDALAVVEERGLAEVVPTARATQLTMNREGIRRLAAEELGLPTSPYRFASSLDELRDAAAQVGFPCVIKPVMSSSGKGQSTVRSADALDAAWEYAMAGGRVNRGTVIVEGFVEFDYEITQLTVRALGPSGEIETHFCEPIGHLQRDGDYVESWQPQPMSEAALTRAREVAAAVTGALGGRGVFGVELFVKGDEVYFSEVSPRPHDTGLVTLRTQRYSEFELHARAILGLPVDTGLLSPGASAVIYGGMDATGIAFEGVGDALRIPETDLRLFGKPESFPRRRMGVAVSTGPDVGTARARATEAASLVRPVAP, from the coding sequence ATGGTCTCACCGCGTCTCGGTACTCCGCTGTCTCCCACCGCCACCAAGGTGCTGCTGCTCGGCTCCGGCGAGCTCGGCAAGGAGGTGGTGATCGCTCTGCAACGGCTCGGCGTGGAGGTCGTCGCCGTGGACCGCTACCCCAACGCCCCGGGACACCAGGTCGCGCACCGCGCCCACACCATCGACATGAGCGACCCGCAGGCCCTGCTCGAGTTGATCGAGGCCGAGCGCCCGCACCTGGTGGTGCCGGAGATCGAGGCCATCGCCACCGACGCCCTGGCCGTCGTCGAGGAACGCGGCCTCGCCGAGGTCGTCCCCACGGCCCGTGCCACCCAGCTCACCATGAACCGCGAGGGCATCCGTCGCCTCGCCGCCGAGGAACTGGGCCTGCCCACCTCGCCCTACCGCTTCGCCTCCAGCCTCGACGAACTCCGTGACGCCGCCGCGCAGGTCGGTTTCCCGTGCGTGATCAAGCCGGTGATGTCGTCGTCGGGCAAGGGCCAGTCCACCGTCCGTTCCGCCGACGCGCTCGACGCCGCCTGGGAGTACGCGATGGCCGGCGGCCGGGTGAACCGCGGCACCGTCATCGTCGAGGGCTTCGTCGAGTTCGACTACGAGATCACCCAGCTCACCGTGCGGGCGCTCGGACCCTCGGGCGAGATCGAGACCCACTTCTGCGAACCCATCGGGCACCTGCAGCGCGACGGCGACTACGTCGAGTCGTGGCAGCCGCAGCCGATGAGCGAGGCCGCGCTGACCCGGGCCCGGGAGGTCGCCGCGGCGGTCACCGGTGCGCTCGGCGGCCGCGGGGTGTTCGGCGTCGAACTGTTCGTCAAGGGCGACGAGGTGTACTTCTCCGAGGTCAGCCCCCGCCCGCACGACACCGGTCTGGTCACCCTGCGCACGCAGCGTTACTCCGAGTTCGAGCTGCACGCCCGCGCCATCCTGGGCCTGCCCGTCGATACCGGGCTGCTGTCGCCGGGTGCCTCCGCCGTGATCTACGGCGGCATGGACGCCACCGGTATCGCCTTCGAGGGTGTCGGCGACGCCCTGCGCATCCCCGAAACGGACCTGCGGCTGTTCGGCAAGCCCGAATCGTTCCCGCGCCGCCGCATGGGGGTCGCGGTGTCGACCGGCCCCGACGTCGGGACCGCGCGGGCCCGCGCCACCGAGGCCGCCTCCCTCGTCAGGCCCGTCGCACCGTGA